Genomic DNA from Dehalogenimonas lykanthroporepellens BL-DC-9:
CCTGGCGGTGCTGGCACTGATCGGCGCCGGTATTTATGGACAGGCCAGCCGTGGCCTGTCCGGATACGAGTCTTATCTGCCCGAAGCCTTTCCTGAAGCCACCGACTTTACTGCGCTGCGTTCCAGTAGCGGCGCGACGCTGTTCCTGGCCGAGGATGACGAGGGGCAGGGTCTGGGTTATGTGACCGCCGCCGAGGGGCCTGGTTACGGCGGCCCGATGGTGGTTCTGGTGAGCTGGACGCTGGACGGCACCATCATGACCGTAGAGGTGCCTGAACATCACGAGGACCTGTCCTGGTGGCGGGCGCTGGAACGGGAAAATTTCTTCGAAAAGTATCAGGGGCGGAGTTTTACCCAGCCGCTCCGGTTGTTCGATGATGTCGATAATGTAACCGGCTCCACGGTTTCTTCCAACGGGGCGGCTGTCGGTGTTCGCATCGGGCGTGATGTGCTGGCGACCTATCTGGGTCAGCCATATACCGGGCCCAAAGACCCTATACAATTTGGGTGGCCGGAAATTGCGGCTCTGCTGGGTATCGCTTCCGTAGTGTTGTTGAGGATGACGCCCCGGCTCAAAAAGTTCCCCTGGCTCAGGAATTACAGCCTGGCCTATGGTTTCATCATTTTCGGCGTCTGGCTGTCGGTACCGCTCAGCCTGACTAACATAGCTTCCTGGCTGATAGGCTACTCCCCCCACCTGGAGACGTTTATCATCATCTATATTGTCGTCTTCGGTTTCCTGGGGCTGGCGGTTCTGCTGGGCAAGAACTTCTACTGTTTCTGGCTGTGTCCGTATGTGGCGGTGCAGGAATTCATTCACCTGGTGTTCCGGGTCCGGATTCAGCCGGACGTAAAATGGTTTAAGATATTGCGTAATATGCGATATGTACTGCTGTTCATCGCCCTGTTCCTGGTACTGGCCCTCAAGAATCCGTCGGTGTCGGTCTTCGAGCCATGGAATGTCCTGTTCAGTATGAAAGGGACCAGCGAGCAGTGGGTGCTGATGTTCTTCGCCCTGACCGGGGCGGTGTTCATTTACGATTTCTGGTGCCATTACCTGTGTCCGGTGGGCGCGGTGATGGATATCATACTCAAAGTCCGCCGAGGGGTCATCGACATATGGTCAAGAAACAGGAAACAGCCAAACCGCGTCACGCCGCCAACTTCTTCGTCGGGCTGATGGTGCTGATCGGGGCCGTCATGGTTCTGGTGGTTATCGTCACCAAGATGGTTGAGGTGCTGGGCGCATAACAACACCGGGGTTATAATATCGTGACCCCGGTGTTGTTATGCCCGCCGAGCTGTTTTATCCTTTGTTGATGAATTCCGGAGCGACACCGTAGGTTGGTTCACTCTCCAGATCCCACCATGTTTCTGGATCTTTGAAACCGTAACCCATTGTTTTTTCCATTGTTGTGAAGAAGCTATTGAACAACGGAGTAATAGCAGAGGTCGCCCTGACTATTCCAAGTAGAATCCCCGTACGTGGTGTAAATTCCTGGAATTGAAAAAGCAGGCCATTGTGTGGTTTCTTGAAAGAAAATAACAACAAAGACTTTCAGGAGGTAACCACGACAATGGCCAAAGACAGGATGACACTTTTGGAATTGCTACGCAAGTCAGGAAGTGACAGCGAGCTTGATTTTCTAAAAGCAGGGGTGAAAATGCTGGCCGAAGCGGTCATGGAGCTTGAGGTTAAGCAGAAGACCGGAGCTGAGAAACATGAGCGCAGTAACGGTCGTTTAACCTACCGTAACGGCTACCGGGGGCGTATCTGGGACACCCGGGCCGGCACGATACCCTTGGCGATTCCCCGGTTGCGGGACGGCAGTTATTTCCCCAGCTTGCTCGAGCCCCGGCGCCGGGCGGAACATGCCTTGCTGGCGGTAATCCAGGAAGCCTATGTATTGGGCATCAGCACCCGCAAGGTGGAATCTCTGGTTCAGTCACTGGGGCTTAACGGTATCAGTAAGAGCGAGGTATCGCGAATATGCGGGGCTCTGGACGATGAAGTGGAACGCTGGCGCCACCGGCCTTTGTTATGGCGTTATCCCTATCTGTGGCTGGACGCGACCTACGTCAAGGTCAGGGATTCAGGTCGGGTGGTCAGTCAGGCAGTAATTATCGCCTACGGCGTCCGGGAAACCGGGGAACGCGAGATCGTCGGGCTTGAGGTCGGCCCCAGTGAAGACGGTGTATTCTGGAAAGAGTTTCTGCGGGGGCTGGTTAGCCGTGGTTTGAGCGGGGTGATGCTGGTAATCAGTGATGCCCATCTGGGGCTGAAGGAAGCCATCAGCACGGTACTCACCGGGGTATCGTGGCAACGCTGCCGGGTGCACTTCATGCGCAATGCGCTGGCCAGAGTGCCACGGGGCGCCCAGGCTATGGTATCTGCCGCTATCCGGACTATCTTCGCTCAACCTGACCGCGATAGCGCTTGTATCCAGCTCCGCCAGGTAGCCGATAACCTCAGACTCCGATTCGGTACTGTTGCCGACCAATTGGAAGAGGCAGAACCGGATATCCTGGCCTATACCGCCTTCCCTCGGGAACACTGGCGGCAACTTTACTCAACCAATCCCCTGGAGAGACTGAATAAGGAAATCAAGCGCCGCAGTAATGTGGTCGGCATCTTTCCCAATAGCAAAGCGGTAATCAGGCTGATTGGGGCGGTGCTAATGGAACAGCAGGACGAATGGGAGATCGGACGTCGCTACTTTTCTTTGGATTCGATGAAGAAAACGCTGGAAGGGGCGCAGGAGGAACCCCTTATCATGGCTTTACAACCTTAATGATTCGGGAAACCACCAATCATGAATTTACACCACTTGACGGGACACTACCAGCTTGGTACAATACCTCTATGAGGTCGGATGTCAAATTCAGACACCAAACCTTTCATGCCGCCACCAGTCCTGCGTAGAATTGTTGAGCATAAGCCGCCGGCGACAAGAATCCCAGCCTGGCTTGCCGGCGTTGCCGGTTGTAGAAGATTTCGATATACTCCGTGATCTCCCGGATGGCTTCTTGTCTGGTTCTATAGCGCCGATGATTCACCAGTTCCTGTTTTAGCGTTCCCCAGAAGCTCTCCATAGGTGCGTTGTCGTAGCAGTTCCCTTTCCGGCTCATGGAAGCTCTCAAGCCAAATCGTTCCAGTAGTCGCCGGTACTCGAGGGAGCAATACTGGCTGCCCCGGTCAGAGTGGTGCAACAGCCCCTCGGCCGGGTGTTTAGCGGCCACCGCCCGAAGCAAAGACTCATTGACCAGGTTTCTGGTCAAGCGCTTACCCATGGCATATCCGACAATTTCGCCATTCCACAGGTCCTTGTGGCCTGCCAGATACAGCCAACCTTCATCGGTAGAAATATAGGTGATATCGGTGAGCCATACCTCATTCGGCCTGGAGGTTACAAACTTCTGCGCCAACAGGTTTCCGGCTACCGGCAACCTGTGCCTGGAATCCGTGGTAACCT
This window encodes:
- a CDS encoding transposase mutator type (KEGG: sth:STH2289 transposase~manually curated~PFAM: transposase mutator type), with translation MAKDRMTLLELLRKSGSDSELDFLKAGVKMLAEAVMELEVKQKTGAEKHERSNGRLTYRNGYRGRIWDTRAGTIPLAIPRLRDGSYFPSLLEPRRRAEHALLAVIQEAYVLGISTRKVESLVQSLGLNGISKSEVSRICGALDDEVERWRHRPLLWRYPYLWLDATYVKVRDSGRVVSQAVIIAYGVRETGEREIVGLEVGPSEDGVFWKEFLRGLVSRGLSGVMLVISDAHLGLKEAISTVLTGVSWQRCRVHFMRNALARVPRGAQAMVSAAIRTIFAQPDRDSACIQLRQVADNLRLRFGTVADQLEEAEPDILAYTAFPREHWRQLYSTNPLERLNKEIKRRSNVVGIFPNSKAVIRLIGAVLMEQQDEWEIGRRYFSLDSMKKTLEGAQEEPLIMALQP
- a CDS encoding FMN-binding domain protein (PFAM: FMN-binding domain protein~KEGG: deh:cbdb_A1690 putative membrane bound regulatory protein,CprC) translates to MFNYFRKHKSRAVFGLAVLALIGAGIYGQASRGLSGYESYLPEAFPEATDFTALRSSSGATLFLAEDDEGQGLGYVTAAEGPGYGGPMVVLVSWTLDGTIMTVEVPEHHEDLSWWRALERENFFEKYQGRSFTQPLRLFDDVDNVTGSTVSSNGAAVGVRIGRDVLATYLGQPYTGPKDPIQFGWPEIAALLGIASVVLLRMTPRLKKFPWLRNYSLAYGFIIFGVWLSVPLSLTNIASWLIGYSPHLETFIIIYIVVFGFLGLAVLLGKNFYCFWLCPYVAVQEFIHLVFRVRIQPDVKWFKILRNMRYVLLFIALFLVLALKNPSVSVFEPWNVLFSMKGTSEQWVLMFFALTGAVFIYDFWCHYLCPVGAVMDIILKVRRGVIDIWSRNRKQPNRVTPPTSSSG
- a CDS encoding Integrase catalytic region (PFAM: Integrase catalytic region~KEGG: neu:NE0155 integrase catalytic subunit), producing the protein MKELRLKYPVPILRRMLGVSGSGFYAWMDRPLSKRGQEEARLELEIKAADKRTRQTYGPERLQRDLAAHGVRVGICRIKRIRKKLGIRCKQKRKFKVTTDSRHRLPVAGNLLAQKFVTSRPNEVWLTDITYISTDEGWLYLAGHKDLWNGEIVGYAMGKRLTRNLVNESLLRAVAAKHPAEGLLHHSDRGSQYCSLEYRRLLERFGLRASMSRKGNCYDNAPMESFWGTLKQELVNHRRYRTRQEAIREITEYIEIFYNRQRRQARLGFLSPAAYAQQFYAGLVAA